A single region of the Bacteroides luhongzhouii genome encodes:
- a CDS encoding thymidylate synthase: MKQYLDLLNRVLTEGTEKGDRTGTGTISIFGHQMRFNLDDGFPCLTTKKLHLKSIIYELLWFLQGDTNVKYLQEHGVRIWNEWADENGDLGHVYGYQWRSWPDYNGGFIDQISEVVETLKHNPDSRRIIVSAWNVADLNNMNLPPCHAFFQFYVADGRLSLQLYQRSADIFLGVPFNIASYALLLQMMAQVTGLKAGDFVHTFGDAHIYLNHLEQVKLQLSREPRPLPQMKINPDVKNIFDFKFEDFELVNYDPHPHIAGAVAV, translated from the coding sequence ATGAAACAATACCTGGATTTACTCAATCGTGTGCTAACCGAAGGCACGGAAAAAGGGGATCGTACCGGAACCGGAACAATCAGTATCTTCGGTCATCAGATGCGTTTTAACCTTGATGACGGTTTCCCGTGTCTGACAACCAAAAAATTGCATCTGAAATCAATCATATACGAATTGCTTTGGTTTCTGCAAGGAGATACAAACGTGAAATACCTGCAGGAACATGGAGTACGTATTTGGAACGAATGGGCGGACGAGAACGGTGATTTGGGTCATGTCTACGGTTATCAATGGCGTTCATGGCCTGATTACAACGGCGGCTTCATCGACCAGATCAGCGAAGTAGTGGAGACACTCAAACACAATCCGGATTCACGCCGTATCATCGTTAGTGCCTGGAACGTAGCAGATTTGAACAATATGAATCTACCTCCCTGCCATGCATTCTTTCAGTTTTACGTAGCAGACGGGCGGTTGAGCCTGCAACTATATCAACGCAGTGCCGATATATTTCTCGGCGTCCCCTTCAACATTGCTTCATACGCATTATTACTGCAAATGATGGCACAAGTGACAGGTTTGAAAGCCGGTGATTTCGTTCATACTTTCGGTGATGCCCATATCTACCTGAACCATTTGGAACAAGTAAAGCTCCAGTTATCTAGGGAGCCTCGTCCATTGCCACAAATGAAAATCAATCCGGACGTGAAAAACATCTTCGATTTTAAATTTGAGGACTTCGAGTTAGTAAACTATGATCCGCATCCGCATATTGCAGGAGCAG